The nucleotide window CCGTTGCCGCACGCCGCGCTCTCAAATGGCTTCACCGCCAGAAGTCCCAATGTTGGGACCGATTCACCGGATGCCAAAAGGGTCATTTCTACGACCCCAGAGCCAAACACGCACGTATTCAATGCTCCAGACCATGCTGGAGGATGCATCGGGTCCGGACATGCGACCAACGTGCTTTCCCGCACGGCTACTCCGCAATTCGCGGCGGCTTCCAGTGCCACGTCCCTTAGCCATTGCGGATAGGGATCGCTCATGTCAGGAAAACAACCACTTCTTCCTATTAACGGATTGTCTCCCAATGCGTTGACGTGATCCGCCACCACTACGTAGCTGTCTTCGGCCACGAAGGGTCCGCCGCCGACCGCTTCACCGCAAGCGACCAATACCTTGGTGCACTTCGGGAATAGTCGCGGTATTTTCATCTCCGACGCCCGCGACATGGAGTGCCCGGCAGGCCGATTGTCTTCGACGAGGCCTATCGTATGTCCCTCCATCTCTACGGGGCGGACGAATGTCATACTCTCATTCAATTGTTCTAAGCGGTCTTGATTCGCAATACTACAAGAGAGGTCATAGCCTAATGCTGTTGTGGTATCCAATTCAACGTCACGCGGAGGAGCAAAGCAAACGGTACACGCATCCCAGCCGTCACGAGTTGAGTGCCCCGACAATTCTTACCTCATTTACACTTTACAAGTCAGGAATACCCAGGCTACCAGCGAACTAAAGACTACTCATTGCTCATTTGTGCAAAGTATCGCTCAGAATACCGGCAATATGGTCAACTTCCGTGTCCATTATCCGCACGATCTTGTCCCGGGACTTTTCGCCTTGGACCAGAGCAACGGACCTTCGGGGTAACCCGAAAGTCTTCGCAAGAAACGCAACGAGCGCGTCGTTCGCCGCACCGTCCACGGGCGGGGCCGTCAGTGCAACTCTGATGCGACTCTCTGCAAGATGAATGGAATTTCGGGATGCTTTGGGCTGCACGCGTACATGCACCCAGACATCATTTCCACGCTTTTCCAGCGCGTCCATTCACTCCACTTCTTTCCAGACCCCCATACGCCGGAAGCGTTCCCGGCGCAACTCAGGTGACCATTTACCTTCATCCGATGCGCGCAGGAAAAGTTCCAATTCCTTGGCCAATACCTCCGCAGCGCCATCGGGATTCCAATGAGCGCCACCGCCAGGTTCGGGCAACACGACGTCGATAACCCCCAGGTCCAGCAAGTCGTTTGCGGTTACGCGCATGACAGATGCTGCAAGTTCCTTCTTATCGACGTCACGCCACAGGATTTCCGCACATCGTTCCGGCGGACAGACAACATAGATGGCACTCTCGAACATAGCGATTCTGTCGCCGATGGCAATTGCCAGGGCTCCACCGCTGCCTCCTTCACCAAGGACTACGCAGAATACGGAAGTTCGTATCCCCATTAGCTCAAGGAGGTTCCGCGCAATTGCCGGCCCTTGTCCGCCGCGTTCGGCCTCAATGCCGGGGTGTGCAGCAGGGGTGTCGACAAAACTCACTACGGGGAGCTTCAAACGCTCCGCCATTTCAAAGAGACGGAGGGCCTTTCGATAACCTTCGGGGTGAGACATCCCGTAATTACGCGTGATGCGCTCGTCTGTAGAGCTTCCCTTCTGCTGGCCAACGACGACCAATGAACGGCCATTAAAACGCGCAATTCCCCCAACCATGGCCGGATCGTCGCCCGAAAGGCGGTCGCCGTGAAGCTCTACGAAGTCCTCAAAGAGCCGCTTGACATAGTCGAGCATGCGCGGGCGAAGGGGGTGCCGGGCCAATTGAACACGTTGCCACGCCGTTAGATTTGCATGCGCCTTCTTTTGTTCCCGATCGAGTTCGCGTAGTAGCCGGTTCTTCTCGGCGGGCGCGGACACTCCTGCCAAGCGCGCGTGGAGCTCGGCAATGCGTCGTTCGAATGGCAATGCATAATCAAA belongs to Candidatus Hydrogenedentota bacterium and includes:
- a CDS encoding DUF167 domain-containing protein → MDALEKRGNDVWVHVRVQPKASRNSIHLAESRIRVALTAPPVDGAANDALVAFLAKTFGLPRRSVALVQGEKSRDKIVRIMDTEVDHIAGILSDTLHK
- a CDS encoding acetyl-CoA carboxylase carboxyltransferase subunit alpha, whose amino-acid sequence is MSVSHAEPRNRTAFDYALPFERRIAELHARLAGVSAPAEKNRLLRELDREQKKAHANLTAWQRVQLARHPLRPRMLDYVKRLFEDFVELHGDRLSGDDPAMVGGIARFNGRSLVVVGQQKGSSTDERITRNYGMSHPEGYRKALRLFEMAERLKLPVVSFVDTPAAHPGIEAERGGQGPAIARNLLELMGIRTSVFCVVLGEGGSGGALAIAIGDRIAMFESAIYVVCPPERCAEILWRDVDKKELAASVMRVTANDLLDLGVIDVVLPEPGGGAHWNPDGAAEVLAKELELFLRASDEGKWSPELRRERFRRMGVWKEVE